A single Halarcobacter anaerophilus DNA region contains:
- a CDS encoding class I SAM-dependent DNA methyltransferase, with product MKDDYFNEKSKIYETDNKRVDNVKNIAESILEKRLLKKSDTILDFGSGTGLLTEYISNHVNKIIANDISNAMNQKLKEKIDNNKFSCEIDILSDNITKEKHLLESLDGIISSMTIHHVKDIELLFNEFYESLKNGGILALADLETEDGSFHTEDTGVYHFGFDKNIFLKYAENAGFIDLSIKTVSIAEKPYGQYQYPIFLLIGKKP from the coding sequence ATGAAAGATGATTATTTTAATGAAAAATCAAAAATATATGAGACAGACAATAAACGAGTTGACAATGTAAAAAATATTGCTGAAAGTATTTTAGAAAAAAGACTTCTAAAGAAAAGTGATACTATTCTTGATTTTGGTTCAGGTACAGGATTATTAACAGAGTATATTTCTAATCATGTTAATAAAATTATAGCAAATGATATATCAAATGCAATGAATCAAAAATTAAAAGAGAAAATTGATAATAATAAGTTTTCTTGTGAAATAGATATTCTTTCTGACAACATTACAAAAGAAAAACATCTTTTAGAATCTCTTGATGGAATTATTTCTTCAATGACAATTCATCATGTAAAAGATATTGAGCTATTATTCAATGAATTTTATGAAAGTTTAAAAAATGGTGGAATATTAGCTCTAGCTGATTTAGAAACAGAAGATGGAAGTTTCCATACAGAAGATACTGGTGTGTATCATTTTGGTTTTGATAAAAATATATTCTTAAAATATGCAGAAAACGCAGGATTTATAGATTTATCAATTAAAACAGTAAGCATTGCAGAAAAGCCATATGGTCAATATCAATATCCAATTTTTCTACTGATAGGGAAAAAACCATAA
- a CDS encoding radical SAM protein: MTTKMNQPLSYDYHGDLPLNTSFSEINPHEIDIYLDLDTTVGADTCGQNCQHCWFVNYDVVNNKTFTKDFGLEIYKSLKKQNYNVYPRYTDSFSYHGQFMKIFGKSRNRSFKENENLENTKTMEKGEAWTSGRPLLSDNYESLLDIASEYNYGTIAITFHGVLDKNLNIQKKYPIKGVFYGSDAIRVINRIKYYNKKNTSKFRIAIGITIGKHNNSKDSLMRYIEFFNKIGIDSLRFNNFYDHGNNYPNLVLEKKEIERIYDDFSHIHKNIDLKFQLGISQDFGTHNVEVMNYPPNIEHCKAGLQLFAIIPNEEIIETKNGDIIGTVVGCVNTFEPKLGYLYRCEENNKYNYKIDFDKLAINKLQEKRVNKTFVNGCFSKELEQAISNKIY; this comes from the coding sequence ATGACAACAAAAATGAATCAGCCTCTATCTTATGATTATCATGGAGACCTCCCATTAAATACTAGTTTTTCAGAGATAAATCCTCACGAAATAGATATTTATTTAGATTTGGATACTACCGTGGGAGCAGATACTTGTGGACAAAATTGCCAACACTGTTGGTTTGTAAATTATGATGTTGTAAATAACAAAACATTTACAAAAGATTTTGGGTTAGAAATATATAAATCTCTGAAGAAACAGAATTATAATGTATACCCTAGATATACAGATAGTTTCTCATATCATGGACAATTTATGAAAATATTTGGAAAGTCTAGAAATAGAAGTTTTAAAGAAAATGAAAATTTAGAAAATACAAAAACGATGGAAAAAGGTGAAGCTTGGACAAGTGGGAGACCACTACTTTCTGATAATTATGAAAGTTTATTGGATATTGCAAGTGAATATAATTACGGAACAATAGCTATAACTTTTCACGGAGTTTTAGATAAGAATTTAAATATTCAAAAGAAATACCCAATAAAAGGTGTCTTTTATGGTAGCGATGCTATAAGAGTAATAAATAGAATTAAATATTACAATAAAAAGAATACTAGTAAATTTAGGATTGCAATTGGTATAACTATTGGAAAACACAACAACTCGAAAGATAGTTTAATGAGATATATTGAGTTTTTTAATAAAATTGGAATTGACAGTTTAAGGTTTAATAATTTCTATGATCACGGGAATAATTATCCTAACCTTGTACTTGAGAAAAAAGAAATTGAAAGAATATATGATGATTTTTCTCATATTCATAAGAATATTGATTTGAAATTTCAATTAGGAATAAGTCAAGACTTTGGTACCCATAATGTTGAAGTAATGAATTATCCACCCAATATAGAGCATTGTAAAGCTGGATTACAACTTTTTGCGATAATTCCAAATGAGGAAATAATAGAGACAAAAAATGGTGATATAATAGGTACTGTCGTTGGCTGTGTAAACACATTTGAACCTAAACTGGGCTATCTCTATAGATGTGAAGAGAACAATAAATATAATTATAAAATAGATTTTGATAAACTTGCAATAAACAAACTTCAAGAAAAAAGAGTTAACAAAACTTTTGTTAATGGCTGTTTTTCTAAAGAACTTGAACAAGCAATTTCAAATAAAATATATTAA
- a CDS encoding response regulator transcription factor has translation MKILIVEDEILIALEIKKYVEKLGYLVTSLAKNYDECLSSFKNDFPDIIIMDIILKNSISGIEIAKIIKKIKNIPIIFLSAYSDDIMLKKASIIFPEAYLIKPFNRNDLKSALFIAKEKSDNNHDKNNYVDLREGYFYDKVLNQVYYNGLKMKLSKNELLLLKILINAKGEIVSFETIENIIWSDKSVSDSAVRTLLHRLRNRFNHKIIETIHTFGCKLI, from the coding sequence ATGAAAATACTAATAGTAGAAGATGAAATATTAATTGCTTTAGAAATTAAAAAATATGTCGAAAAATTAGGATACTTAGTAACTTCTCTAGCAAAAAATTATGATGAATGTTTATCTTCCTTCAAAAATGATTTTCCTGATATCATAATTATGGATATTATTCTAAAAAATTCGATTTCAGGAATTGAAATAGCAAAGATTATAAAGAAAATTAAAAATATTCCAATTATATTTTTATCTGCATATAGTGATGATATTATGCTAAAAAAAGCTTCGATTATATTCCCCGAAGCCTATTTAATTAAACCTTTTAATAGAAATGACTTAAAATCTGCACTTTTTATTGCAAAAGAAAAATCAGATAATAATCATGATAAGAATAATTATGTTGATTTAAGAGAGGGATATTTTTATGATAAAGTTTTAAATCAAGTTTATTATAATGGTTTGAAAATGAAACTTTCAAAAAATGAATTACTTCTTTTGAAGATATTGATTAATGCAAAAGGAGAAATTGTTTCTTTTGAAACAATTGAAAATATAATATGGAGTGATAAAAGTGTTTCAGATAGTGCAGTTAGAACCTTACTTCATAGACTAAGAAATAGATTTAATCATAAAATTATAGAAACTATTCACACTTTTGGATGCAAATTAATATAA
- the lpdA gene encoding dihydrolipoyl dehydrogenase, with product MGKIVDIVIPDLGADKDVDLIDIMVSVGDKVEEEDGLITLETEKASMDVPTTHGGIIKEILVKVGDKVNSGDLIARVEVEEETTAASSKTEETKAAPVKPTPTSKEVSGAGEVKGHVLVIGAGPGGYSAAFRCADLGMDTVLVERHDTLGGVCLNVGCIPSKALLHVAKVIEEAEHISHAGIKFTKPEIDLPGVAAYKSGVVKRLTDGLSAMAKMRNIKVIQGTASFIDENSVIVNHTKDDGKTVVKFDNCIIAAGSQSSKMSFIPHEDPRIWDSTNALEVKEVPKKMLIMGGGIIGLEMGTVYQKLGSEVDVVIRGPQVMTGTDKDIVKVYTKANEQRFNFMFKTQTQAIIPKEEGIYVEFKGDNAPEPKTYDAVLVAMGRSANGLKIGLENTKVEVDEKGLIKVDKQMRTTVPHIFAIGDIVGQPMLAHKAVHEGHVAAEVIAGHKVFFEPKQIPGIAYTFPEIATAGMSEIQAKEAGINYEVASFPWTASGRAIASDVSGAGMTKLIFDKDTDQLIGGAIVGDNAGELLGEISLALEMDCDAEDIGLTIHAHPTLHESVGMCAEIFHGSITDLPNGKAVKK from the coding sequence ATGGGAAAAATTGTAGATATTGTTATTCCTGATTTAGGCGCAGACAAAGATGTAGATTTGATTGATATTATGGTTTCTGTAGGTGACAAAGTTGAAGAAGAAGACGGACTTATCACCCTTGAAACAGAAAAAGCATCTATGGATGTACCCACAACACACGGAGGAATTATAAAAGAGATTCTTGTAAAAGTGGGAGATAAAGTAAATTCGGGTGATTTAATAGCACGTGTTGAAGTTGAAGAGGAAACTACAGCTGCTTCTTCTAAAACAGAAGAGACAAAAGCAGCACCCGTAAAACCTACTCCTACTTCAAAAGAGGTAAGCGGTGCAGGTGAAGTTAAAGGTCATGTTTTAGTTATTGGAGCAGGACCTGGCGGTTATTCTGCTGCTTTTAGATGTGCTGATTTAGGTATGGATACAGTCTTAGTTGAAAGACACGATACTTTAGGCGGTGTTTGTTTAAATGTTGGATGTATTCCATCAAAAGCTCTCTTACACGTTGCAAAAGTTATTGAAGAGGCTGAACATATCAGTCATGCAGGTATTAAATTTACTAAACCTGAGATTGATTTACCCGGAGTTGCAGCATATAAAAGCGGTGTTGTAAAAAGACTTACAGATGGACTTTCGGCAATGGCTAAAATGAGAAATATAAAAGTTATCCAAGGTACGGCAAGTTTTATTGATGAAAACTCTGTTATCGTTAATCATACAAAAGATGACGGAAAAACAGTAGTTAAATTTGATAATTGTATTATTGCAGCAGGATCTCAGAGTTCTAAAATGTCATTTATCCCGCATGAAGATCCTAGAATTTGGGATTCTACAAATGCCTTAGAAGTAAAAGAAGTTCCTAAGAAAATGCTTATTATGGGCGGCGGTATTATCGGACTTGAAATGGGTACGGTTTATCAAAAATTAGGTTCTGAGGTTGATGTAGTTATAAGAGGACCTCAAGTTATGACTGGAACGGATAAAGATATCGTTAAAGTATATACAAAAGCAAATGAACAGAGATTTAACTTTATGTTTAAAACTCAAACTCAGGCTATTATCCCTAAAGAAGAAGGTATTTATGTAGAGTTTAAAGGTGATAATGCCCCTGAACCAAAAACTTATGATGCAGTTTTAGTTGCTATGGGAAGAAGTGCAAACGGACTCAAAATAGGTCTTGAAAATACAAAAGTGGAAGTTGATGAAAAAGGTTTAATCAAAGTTGATAAACAAATGAGAACAACAGTTCCTCATATCTTTGCAATCGGAGATATAGTAGGACAGCCGATGCTTGCACATAAAGCAGTACATGAAGGTCATGTAGCAGCCGAAGTTATAGCAGGGCATAAAGTATTTTTTGAGCCAAAACAAATCCCTGGAATAGCTTATACTTTCCCTGAGATTGCAACAGCTGGAATGAGTGAAATTCAAGCAAAAGAAGCAGGAATCAACTATGAAGTAGCATCATTTCCATGGACAGCTTCAGGACGTGCTATCGCCTCAGATGTATCAGGTGCAGGTATGACAAAACTTATCTTTGATAAAGATACAGATCAACTAATAGGTGGAGCAATCGTAGGAGATAATGCAGGAGAACTACTAGGAGAAATCTCACTAGCTCTTGAAATGGATTGTGATGCGGAAGATATAGGATTAACAATCCACGCTCACCCTACATTACATGAGTCTGTAGGAATGTGTGCGGAGATATTCCATGGGAGTATAACTGATTTGCCTAATGGGAAGGCTGTGAAGAAATAG
- the aceF gene encoding dihydrolipoyllysine-residue acetyltransferase, translated as MGKIYDIFIPDLGADKDVDLIDVMVNVGDVVEVEDGLITLETEKASMDVPTTHAGVVKEILVKEGMKVNSGDLIAKIEAQEEGEASNEEAKAEEPKETNGEVDLKEVEKSIETVSDSASVSCSFVKDQTICTVIEDVVIPDLGADKDVDVIDVMVNVGDSVEFEDGLITLETEKASMDVPAPVGGEIVELMIKAGDKANTGDLIAKIKKNVVVDNKVPTPQETKVEEPVKQEEPVTIQSAVATASSTNTNVLTQKAAKVYASPSVRKVAREFGVDLGFVKGSGRKGRILKDDVKAYVKEQLNKPASTASGAGLGFDLPALKEIDFSQFGEIQTVELSRIQKISGPNLHRNWVSIPHVTQFDEADITELETFRKAQNAIAQGYKLSPLVFVLKAVAKALELHPKFNSSLTPDGQSLVYKKYFHIAVAVDTPNGLVVPVIKDVDKKGFKELALELKEVSTKAREGKLKAQDMQGACFTISSLGGIGGTKFTPIINAPEVAILGLSKSEMKPVWDGENFVPKLMLPLSLSYDHKVIDGADGARFTTTLSKLLSDIRLLSM; from the coding sequence ATGGGTAAAATTTACGATATTTTTATTCCTGATTTGGGAGCAGATAAGGATGTTGATTTAATTGACGTTATGGTAAATGTAGGTGATGTAGTAGAAGTTGAAGACGGACTTATCACACTTGAAACGGAAAAAGCATCTATGGATGTACCTACAACTCATGCAGGTGTTGTAAAAGAGATTTTGGTAAAAGAGGGAATGAAGGTAAATTCAGGAGATCTTATTGCAAAAATCGAAGCACAAGAAGAGGGTGAAGCTTCAAATGAAGAGGCAAAAGCAGAAGAGCCTAAAGAGACAAATGGTGAAGTTGATTTAAAAGAGGTTGAAAAATCAATTGAAACCGTAAGTGACAGTGCAAGCGTATCTTGCAGTTTTGTAAAAGATCAAACAATTTGTACTGTTATAGAAGATGTAGTAATTCCTGATTTGGGAGCTGATAAAGATGTTGATGTTATTGATGTAATGGTAAATGTAGGAGACTCGGTTGAGTTTGAAGACGGACTTATTACTCTTGAAACAGAAAAAGCTTCTATGGATGTTCCTGCACCTGTCGGCGGAGAAATTGTTGAACTTATGATTAAAGCAGGGGATAAAGCAAATACGGGTGATTTAATAGCAAAAATCAAGAAAAACGTAGTCGTGGATAATAAAGTTCCGACTCCTCAAGAGACAAAAGTTGAAGAACCTGTAAAACAAGAAGAACCTGTAACTATTCAATCAGCTGTTGCAACTGCATCTAGTACAAATACAAATGTATTAACTCAAAAAGCGGCAAAAGTTTATGCAAGTCCAAGCGTTAGAAAAGTTGCAAGAGAGTTTGGTGTTGATTTAGGTTTTGTAAAAGGAAGCGGTAGAAAAGGAAGAATTTTAAAAGATGATGTTAAAGCTTATGTAAAAGAACAGCTTAACAAACCAGCTTCAACTGCAAGCGGTGCGGGACTTGGATTTGATTTACCTGCTTTAAAAGAGATTGATTTCTCACAATTTGGTGAAATCCAAACAGTAGAACTAAGCAGAATCCAAAAAATTTCAGGACCAAACCTTCATAGAAACTGGGTATCAATCCCTCATGTAACACAATTTGACGAAGCAGATATTACTGAACTTGAAACTTTTAGAAAAGCTCAAAATGCAATAGCACAAGGATATAAGTTGTCTCCTCTTGTATTTGTATTAAAAGCAGTAGCAAAAGCTTTAGAACTTCATCCTAAATTTAACAGTTCATTGACTCCTGACGGACAAAGTCTGGTTTATAAAAAATATTTCCATATAGCTGTAGCAGTTGATACACCAAACGGACTTGTAGTCCCTGTTATAAAAGATGTAGATAAAAAAGGTTTTAAAGAACTGGCTCTTGAACTAAAAGAGGTTTCAACTAAAGCAAGAGAAGGAAAACTAAAAGCACAAGATATGCAAGGTGCTTGTTTTACAATCTCTAGTCTTGGAGGAATCGGAGGAACAAAATTTACTCCTATTATAAATGCTCCTGAAGTTGCTATTTTAGGTCTATCTAAATCTGAAATGAAACCTGTATGGGACGGTGAGAATTTTGTTCCTAAATTGATGCTGCCTTTATCTTTATCTTATGATCATAAAGTTATTGACGGAGCAGACGGCGCAAGATTTACAACAACCTTGTCAAAACTTCTAAGTGATATTAGATTGTTAAGTATGTAA
- the aceE gene encoding pyruvate dehydrogenase (acetyl-transferring), homodimeric type: MSEINLNDIDPQETQEWLDALEVVIQEEGSQRAHYILEKLIDKARRNGTYLPFSATTAYVNTIPVEQEPKMPGNLSLERKIRSIVRWNAQIMVQRASQKKLELGGHISSFQSSATLYDVAFNHFFKAPNEINGGDLIFFQGHIAPGIYARSFVEGRISQEQMDNFRQEAFANGLSSYPHPRLMPDYWQFPTVSMGLGPIQAIYQARFLKYLTDRGIKDCSDQKVYCYMGDGECDEPESLGAIGLAGREGLDNLIFVINCNLQRLDGPVRGNGKIIQELEGEFRGAGWEVIKVIWGRHWDALLEKDKSGKLLQLMEETVDGEYQNFKQKGGAYTREHFFNKHPETAKLVENMSDDDIWRLNRGGHDPIKVYAAYKKANETKGRPSVILAKTVKGYGMGAAAEGKNIAHQVKKVDIASLRQFRDRFDIPISDEDLEKFPYYKPAEDSEEMKYLKQKRAELGGFVPQRRTKFSDKLEIPALSAFDAVLKGSQDREISTTMAFVRVLNVLVKDKSIGKKIVPIVPDEARTFGMEGMFRQIGIYSHEGQKYIPQDRDQVAYYKEDKKGQVLQEGINELGAMGSWVAAATSYSVNNCPMIPFYVFYSMFGFQRTGDMCWAAGDQKARGFLVGGTSGRTTLNGEGLQHEDGHSHILSNTIPNCVSYDPTYGYEVAVIVQNGIERMYGENQEDVFFYITTLNENYQQPAMPEGIEEGILKGIYKVETKEAKNDYKVKLLGSGSIFQQVIKAAEILADEYEIKSDIYSVTSYNELTREAQDAERYNLLHIEEEEKVPYVQEVLNSDEDTVIVSATDYIKSYSEQIAPYLKGSFKSLGTDGFGRSDSRSNLRSFFEVDTDFIVFTTLAQLYKKGKVKKELVNEAMKKYNIDPEKINPLKA, translated from the coding sequence ATGTCAGAGATAAACTTAAACGACATCGACCCTCAAGAAACACAAGAGTGGTTAGATGCACTTGAAGTTGTTATTCAAGAAGAGGGAAGCCAAAGAGCTCACTATATTTTGGAAAAATTAATTGATAAAGCAAGAAGAAACGGTACATATTTGCCGTTTTCTGCAACAACTGCTTATGTTAATACAATCCCGGTTGAACAAGAACCTAAAATGCCAGGTAATCTTTCTTTAGAGAGAAAAATTCGTTCAATAGTTAGATGGAATGCACAAATTATGGTTCAAAGAGCTTCTCAAAAGAAACTTGAACTAGGTGGTCATATTTCATCTTTTCAATCTTCTGCAACTCTTTATGATGTTGCTTTCAATCACTTTTTTAAAGCTCCAAATGAGATAAACGGCGGAGATTTGATCTTTTTTCAAGGACATATAGCTCCCGGTATTTATGCTAGAAGTTTTGTTGAAGGAAGAATAAGCCAAGAGCAAATGGATAATTTCAGACAAGAAGCCTTTGCAAACGGTTTGTCTTCATATCCACATCCGAGACTTATGCCTGATTATTGGCAGTTCCCAACTGTATCAATGGGATTAGGACCTATTCAAGCAATTTATCAAGCAAGATTTTTAAAATATCTAACAGATAGAGGAATCAAAGATTGTTCCGATCAAAAAGTATATTGTTATATGGGTGACGGAGAGTGTGATGAACCTGAATCTTTAGGTGCAATTGGATTAGCCGGACGTGAAGGTTTGGATAACCTTATTTTTGTAATTAACTGTAACTTACAAAGACTAGATGGACCTGTTAGAGGTAACGGAAAAATTATCCAAGAGCTTGAAGGTGAATTTAGAGGTGCTGGCTGGGAAGTTATTAAAGTAATCTGGGGAAGACACTGGGATGCTTTACTAGAAAAAGATAAATCAGGAAAACTTCTACAACTTATGGAAGAGACAGTTGACGGAGAATATCAAAACTTCAAACAAAAAGGCGGAGCTTATACAAGAGAGCACTTCTTTAACAAACATCCAGAAACGGCAAAACTTGTTGAAAATATGAGTGATGATGATATTTGGAGATTAAACAGAGGTGGACACGATCCTATCAAAGTTTATGCTGCATATAAAAAAGCAAATGAAACAAAAGGAAGACCTTCTGTAATTTTGGCAAAAACAGTAAAAGGTTACGGTATGGGTGCAGCAGCGGAGGGTAAAAATATCGCCCACCAAGTAAAAAAAGTGGATATTGCTTCACTTAGACAATTTAGAGATAGATTTGATATACCGATTTCAGATGAAGATTTGGAAAAATTCCCATATTACAAACCTGCAGAAGATTCAGAAGAGATGAAATATCTAAAACAAAAAAGAGCAGAACTTGGCGGATTTGTACCTCAAAGAAGAACAAAATTCAGCGATAAACTTGAAATTCCTGCTTTAAGTGCCTTTGATGCCGTATTAAAAGGAAGTCAAGATAGAGAAATCTCTACAACAATGGCTTTTGTAAGAGTTTTAAATGTTTTAGTAAAAGATAAAAGCATAGGTAAAAAAATAGTTCCTATCGTTCCTGATGAAGCAAGAACATTCGGTATGGAAGGTATGTTTAGACAAATAGGTATTTATTCTCATGAGGGGCAAAAATATATTCCTCAAGATAGAGACCAAGTTGCATATTATAAAGAGGATAAAAAAGGACAAGTTCTTCAAGAAGGTATCAATGAGCTTGGTGCTATGGGTTCTTGGGTAGCTGCTGCTACTTCATATTCAGTTAATAACTGCCCTATGATTCCTTTTTACGTGTTTTATTCAATGTTTGGATTTCAAAGAACAGGTGATATGTGTTGGGCAGCAGGAGATCAAAAAGCAAGAGGTTTCCTAGTTGGTGGAACTTCAGGTAGAACAACACTAAACGGTGAAGGTTTACAACATGAAGATGGTCACTCTCATATTTTGTCAAACACTATTCCAAATTGTGTCTCTTATGACCCGACTTACGGTTATGAAGTTGCTGTTATCGTTCAAAACGGAATTGAAAGAATGTATGGAGAGAATCAAGAAGATGTATTTTTCTATATTACAACTTTAAATGAAAACTATCAACAACCTGCAATGCCTGAAGGTATAGAAGAGGGGATTTTAAAAGGTATTTATAAAGTAGAAACAAAAGAGGCTAAAAATGATTATAAAGTTAAACTTCTAGGTTCTGGTTCTATTTTCCAACAAGTTATAAAAGCAGCTGAAATTTTGGCAGATGAATATGAAATCAAATCAGATATCTATTCTGTTACTTCTTATAATGAATTAACAAGAGAAGCACAAGATGCGGAAAGATATAATCTACTTCATATTGAAGAAGAGGAAAAAGTTCCTTATGTGCAAGAAGTATTAAATAGTGACGAAGATACTGTTATTGTATCTGCAACAGATTATATAAAATCATATTCTGAACAAATTGCACCGTATTTAAAAGGAAGTTTCAAATCTCTTGGAACAGACGGTTTCGGTAGAAGTGACAGTAGATCAAATCTAAGAAGCTTCTTTGAAGTTGATACGGATTTTATCGTATTTACAACTTTGGCTCAACTTTATAAAAAAGGAAAAGTTAAAAAAGAGCTTGTAAATGAAGCGATGAAAAAATATAATATTGATCCTGAAAAAATCAATCCATTAAAAGCGTAA
- a CDS encoding LysE family translocator — translation MNTNLYLAYLSISFFTIISPGAAILLAINNGLYYDLRAVFLSSLANILGLFILSAIAMIGISSILLISGNFLIVMKIIGAFYLIYLGIKQILNKKTKFILENDTLNNYYNKFNVFKKGFLIAITNPKPILFFSAIFPLFLDKHKDIETQFFIMTFSFMTISLCSLMTYGFLSKTARKWFLKEEALKLFYRISGVLFVLMGIALLLF, via the coding sequence ATGAATACAAATTTATATTTAGCCTATTTATCTATATCTTTTTTTACCATTATTAGTCCAGGTGCTGCTATTTTATTAGCAATCAACAATGGGCTATATTATGATCTAAGAGCAGTCTTTTTATCTTCTCTTGCTAATATATTAGGATTATTTATTTTATCAGCTATAGCGATGATAGGAATTAGTTCCATTCTACTCATATCTGGCAATTTCTTAATTGTAATGAAAATTATAGGAGCATTTTATTTGATTTATTTAGGAATAAAACAAATTTTAAATAAAAAAACTAAATTTATTTTAGAAAATGATACGTTAAATAACTATTATAACAAATTTAATGTATTTAAAAAGGGCTTTCTTATTGCTATAACAAATCCTAAGCCTATACTTTTTTTTAGTGCTATTTTTCCATTATTCCTTGATAAACATAAGGATATAGAAACTCAATTTTTTATAATGACATTTAGTTTTATGACTATCTCCTTATGTTCTTTAATGACATATGGTTTTTTATCAAAAACTGCAAGAAAATGGTTTCTAAAAGAGGAAGCTTTAAAACTTTTTTATAGAATTTCAGGGGTGTTATTTGTATTAATGGGAATTGCATTACTTTTATTTTAA
- a CDS encoding MalY/PatB family protein, whose amino-acid sequence MLKQSFNREKTNSTKYRNSKGITPLCVADMDFLTSSSLTNKMIKRLKKSTLGYSYVDCNFYSSIQEWMKQNHNWKIQREYILFSQSVLSSLNSTIQILTEINDDILILSPEYHAFYYLIERNQRNVLEYSLEEDKGEYHIDFKKLKNSLTKKTKALLFSSPHNPIGKVWTYEELEKLGKFCLQNNILIFSDEIHSDLVYSQNKHIPIASISSEISNICLTFNSPSKSFNLVGFVLSYIISTNEILLSKVNKQLTLNLYNKVNAINDFMLIEAYKEKKWLQDLKSYLYKNIVITDKLLKKYNSKITFKIPESTYLIWLDFREISLNNTIIEEKLINNCKVRLLNGNDFSSKEGNGFFRMNIALPRKKLIKVLKQIAIEFK is encoded by the coding sequence ATGTTAAAACAATCATTTAATAGAGAAAAAACTAATTCTACCAAATATAGAAATTCTAAAGGTATAACTCCACTCTGTGTTGCAGATATGGACTTTTTAACTTCTAGTAGTTTAACTAACAAAATGATAAAAAGACTTAAAAAATCAACATTGGGTTATTCATATGTAGATTGTAATTTTTATAGTTCAATTCAGGAATGGATGAAACAAAATCACAATTGGAAGATTCAGAGAGAATATATTTTATTTTCTCAATCTGTTTTATCATCATTAAATTCTACAATCCAAATATTAACTGAAATAAATGATGATATATTAATATTATCTCCTGAATATCATGCATTTTATTATCTAATAGAAAGGAATCAGAGGAATGTTTTGGAATATTCTTTAGAAGAAGATAAAGGAGAATATCATATTGATTTTAAAAAATTAAAAAATTCTCTTACAAAAAAAACAAAGGCATTGTTATTCTCTTCTCCTCATAATCCAATTGGAAAAGTATGGACATATGAAGAATTGGAGAAATTAGGTAAATTTTGTTTACAAAATAACATTCTTATATTTTCAGATGAAATTCATTCTGACTTAGTATATTCACAAAATAAACATATCCCTATAGCAAGTATTTCTTCTGAAATTTCCAATATATGTCTAACATTCAATTCTCCAAGTAAATCTTTCAATTTGGTAGGTTTTGTTTTATCTTATATTATTAGTACTAATGAAATTCTTTTATCAAAAGTAAATAAACAATTAACCTTAAATTTATACAATAAAGTAAATGCAATTAATGATTTTATGCTTATTGAAGCATATAAAGAAAAGAAATGGCTACAAGATCTAAAATCATATTTATATAAAAATATAGTAATAACTGACAAGTTATTGAAAAAATACAATTCGAAAATTACATTTAAAATTCCAGAATCGACATATTTAATTTGGTTAGATTTTAGAGAAATCTCTCTCAACAATACTATTATCGAAGAAAAATTAATTAATAACTGCAAAGTTAGGCTATTAAACGGCAACGATTTTTCCTCTAAAGAGGGGAATGGCTTCTTTAGAATGAATATAGCTCTCCCTCGTAAAAAATTAATAAAAGTTTTAAAACAAATAGCAATTGAATTTAAATAA